atcatttcaatagatgcaggaaaaagctttggataaaattcaaaatccacttatgatttaaaaaaaaacccaactctcCAGTcctgggtatagagggaacatacctccaCATATACTGAGAAAAacggagctggaagaatcatactccctgacttcagactatactacaaagctacagaagTCAAAaaagtatggtgctggcacaaaaaaaGACATATTAGCTAagacaggatagaaagcccagaaataaacccacatacttATGATCaactaatctacaacaaaggaggcaagaataaacaatgataaaatgatagtctcttcagtaagtgctgggaaaactggacagctgcatataaaagaataaaatcagaacattctctaacctcatacacaaaaataagctcaaaatggattaaagacctaaatgtaaggctggatactataaaattcttaagagaaaaacttaggcagaacactttgacataaactgcagcaagatctttttgaatccacctcctagagtagtggacattaaaacaaaaacaaataaatgggaccaaattaaactttaaaagcttttgcacagcaaaggaaaccataaacaaaatgaaaagacaacccactgaatgggagaaaatatttgcaaatgagtgACCAATCAGGGattctaccttcaaaatacacaaacagttcaggcagctcaatatcaaaaaagaaaaaaaaaaagagcagaagatctaaatggacatttctccaaagaagacatacagatgggcaaaaagcacattaaaaaatgctcaacatcactactttttagagaaatgcaaatcaaaactacaatgaggtaccacctcacgctCATGAGAACAGCCATCAATAAAAAAAGTCAACCAACAATAAACGCTAGAGAAGACGTGGAGACTCCTACACTGCTggagggaatgcaaactggtgcacccactatggaaagcagtatgcaGGAAATAGCTAACATCTGAcgctgcaatcccactcctgggcatatgtcctGTCAAAACACATAACTTGAAATAATACACGCACCccagtattcactgcagcactatttacaatagctaaaacatgaaagcaacctaaatgtccatcagcagatgaacgggtgaagatgtggtacatatatacaatggaatattactcaacaataaaagagaatgaaataaagctatttgcagcaacatggatgaacctagagattatcatactgagtgaagtaagacaaagagagacaaatatatgatagCCCGTATATGGGGAaatctataaaaatgtaaaatgaacttatttacaaaacagagagtcacagatgtagaaaacaacctatggttaccaggggaaaaGTGggaggatatatgtgtgtgtgtacacaaacacacacacacacacacacctgaatcaTTTTACGGTATACCTGGAGCACTACATTGTAAactaactatacttcaactaaaaaataaaataaaataagtaaaactctcaccTCTAAAACAGAGAGTTGATTTTCTAAAAAATGTGGAAAAGTAAAAttcaagacagaaagaaagaaaacaagaatgtccactctcactacttttattcaacatactattggaagtcctagccacagcaatcagaagaaaaagaaataaaagggatccaaactggaaaggaagaaaaactgtcactgtttgcagatgacatgatactatacatagaaaatcctaaagatgccaccagaaaactgcTACAGCtcataaatgaattcagtaaacttGTAGACaacaaaattaatataaagaaatccattgcatttctatacattcaCAACAAAAGGTCAGgcagaacactgacataaatcatagtgatattttttcaattcttttctgaagacaaaggaaatgaaagcaaaaataaatttacaagcttttgcacagcaaagaaaactaatgACAAAGTGAAAAGTCAATCTACTGAATAGAAGATATTTGCAACTGTTAAAACCAATAAAGTTactatcaaaaatatacaaacaactcatataactcaatataaaaaaaaatttttaaagggcagaagacttgaatatacatttttccaaagaagatatatagatgaccaacaagcacataaaaagatgctcaacactgctaatcagggaaatgcaaatcaaaaccacaaagagcaatcacctcacacctgtcagaatggctatcatcaaaaagatcaCAAAAATCAAAtggtggtgaggatgtggagaaaaaggaacccttgtatACTAtaggtgggactgtaaattggtgcatcCTCTATGGAAAATTGTGCACGTTCCTCAAAAAACCAATAAGGCTTcactgttggctcagtggtaaacaatggTGGTAAACTGGTGTCAAACAAGAGACACTagtagtttgatccctggtccagggaagtcccatatgcctcacaaccactgagcccatgcatcacagcaaCTGAGCCTATGTTCTAGAGCCTGGGGAGCCGCAAtcactgaagcccacgtgccctagagcctgtactctgcaacaagcgaagtcaccacaatgagaaacctgtgttTCAGTGCAAactgaaactagagagtagcccctgttcgcTACAACTACAGAAAAAAGCCTGCACAACAAcggaggcccagcacagccaaaaataaataaattatttttaaaaaactagaactgttacaccatatgatccagcaattccactcctggatataaatccagaaaaaatgaaaaaagatacaTGCGCCCCAAGATTCATAGCAAcgttgtttacaatagccaagacttggaagcaacccaGGTGTCCATCAACAAGCAAATGGATAAAGACACGGTAAATATATATAAGGGAAtattgaaggtgaaggtgaagtcgctcaatcgtgtgcgactctttgcaacccggtgcactgtagcctaccaggcttctccgtccatgggattctccaggcaagaatactggagtgggttaccatttccttctccaggggatcttcccatcccagggattgaacccgggtctcccgcattggaggcagacgctttaacctctgagccaccagggaagccctgagggaatattagccacagaaaaagaatgaaatttcgcCACTTGCAGAATTGTGGACAGATCTGGAGGGTATTattcagaaaaagacaaacactgttaCCCTTTTGTATGTGGCatcttaaaaaaacagaaaagaagcaataaaacaaaacagaaacagatacagagagcaaactAGTGGCTGGTTGCCAATGGGGAGAGGAAATCATGGAAGGACAGGGTAGGGATTAAAACTATCATCGTTACTCCCCAACTCTCTTCCATGGCAGCTGGACCAGTCACACCGACACTGGGTTGGGAGACCCTCTCCCCTCACACACCTGCAGCCCCACCTGATGAATGCCCCACCAGGAACGGTCTCCCGGAACAACACTACACCTGAAAGCAAGGCCTGTCTAGGACAGTCCATGGCCTCTGTCATCCTTTCACCACATCTTTTTCTTGATTTGTAAGCACTCTTTATAAAACAAGCTCTTTGTCACATGGATTTTGTaccatattttcttccagtttgccgctgtatttttttttcaattttgccaAGAAGAATTTGCAATTAAATTTGCATTTAATTTGCAATTAAATGTATCGATCTCCTCTTTTGTGACTTTGGGGGTCTCTTGTGTATGTccttcgttgctcagtcatgtccaactctttgccactctgtggactgcagcccaacaggctcctctgttcatgggattctccagccaagaatactggacagggttgccattccctccttcaggggatcttgcagacccaaggatggaagccaggtctccgGTACTGGCTGGCAGATTCACCATCACctagcaaccagggaagcccattggggGTCTGGAAACAACTAAACAGGCCTTCTCCACTCGAGTATGAATATAACTGACCGCTCTTTATGTGTTTTTGTGGTTTTATTCTTCACACTTAAGTCTTTGAGTCATCTGGAACTCATTTTCATACAGGGGTGAGATCCAATTGCATCTTTTCCAAGCTGGTTACCCAGTCCCAACACCATTTATCAAATGACCTGACTCTCCCTTAAAGACACTGAAAGCTACCTTATAGTCCAAGTTTCTATTTCAAAGCCTACCTTATTCACATCAAGTGGTCCTTTCTGTGCCTTTCTGGTCTGGCAAGTAGTGGCTTCATCCAGTTCCCTTTGTTCTAGCCTTAAACACCACTCTGAGTCTGAGCTGACTCCACACAGGTAAGGCCACTATTCTGCTCAAGACCTGCAGGGCAAGGATACCTAAGAAGCCACCCCACCATCCACAGCTTAGAATAGGTTCCTGGCTGCCACGTGCATGACTTTTTCTAATCTTCCCAGAAACTCAGGAGGTTGGGAGGTGATCCAAGGTCGGGGCAGAGAGGGGTCCCCCAGCAGCCAGCCACCGGCAGCCCAGGCTCCGCCCAGAAGCCAACCCCCTGCAGAGGGTGGGGCCGGCTGCCATGTGCTCAGGAGATGCACTCTCACCAGCCGAGACCGTGAAAACCACGCAGGTGTAACTCCTGCTCCTTGGCAGCACCCGGGACACTGGCTGCTGTTCTCAACAATCATCTCTTCCCTCCGAGGCCTTCCTCTCTGTGCCggggactcccctggggagacagggCCTTggtctccacacacacaccctcatgcCCCCACCCCTGTCTCAGGGATGAGAACCAGCAGGCCCAGCTCTGAAAACTCATCTCCTCGCAAACAAGCTGTTCCTCGTGCTGCTGCTAGAAGACACTGCAAGACAGATGCGTGGCAAACATGGCCCTCATGGTCCCATGGTCCCTGGGCGTCAGCTGGCCTGGGAAGCAGCTACCCGCCTGCAGAGAGGAGTGTGTTGTCCACGAGGACACATGGCACACAAAGGGTGTACAGGAGGCTACAGGAAGAGGGGCCAGATAAGAGCCCACCCTCTGGGGCCCTGGgcatggtgggaggagaagggaaggcagaGACCAACGCCAGGATGAGTCCCAAGAGCATCAGAATGAGCAGAAAAGGGGAGCAAGGGGAGGCGGGAAGGTGGGGCAGGGACCAGGAAAGCAGCCTAGGGTTCTTTATGGGTTTCCTGCACACAAACCCCAGTGTGGATGTCTGCTCCTGAGCCCCTACCTCCCGCAATAACCATCCCCCACTCAATCCGGTCAGTTTCACTTCCTGAAGCAACGCTGTTGAAATTGGTCCTGCCCTCACCTCCTCTACACCCCAGTTCGAGTGTCCCTGTTCTCTTCCAGTTTACCCTGCTCGAGGACAGCTTCCTTGATTGAAAAACACCCTCAAGGATAAATGTCAACTTTGCAACCCTGCAAAAGTCAAACCCAGGCCTGTGCTcccaccacacacatgcacacccacacaagcacacatacacacaggcctGGGtccctcactctcctcctttcctcCGGGTCACACCTTCCCTTTCTCGAGGCTTCGGAGCGAAGGCTCCCACCTTCTGCAGTCTGACTATCAGCTCCTTGACACGGGGCTGGCGGGGAAAGAAGGGGACAGTCACACGTGTGCTGAGgacactccagccacactggccctgTCTGCACGCTGCTCCTTTCCTCCAAGATGATCGACCTCTTGAGAAACCACGGAGATTCCCAGCCTCCAAAGTGCCCGGCGCCGCGCGCACCGTCACCCCGCCAACCACGGCATGCTCAGCTCCACTCTCTTCCCGGCTCGGTTACTCTCTGGTGACCCCCACCGCCCCTCCCGTCGGCCACGGGCTAGAAGACTCAGAAGATGCATTACTGAGACCCAGTGTCCAGCTGTCTCTGGAAGGGCACAGGCACCCGGAAAACATCTGCAAGAGCCGCACGGGCCGCCGGTGCAAAGCCCTGTAACAAAAGCCCACCCGGCTCGGTCCCCCGTGGATTCCACTTAACCACGTACCTGGCAAAGAGCAGGTGCTCAAGAAACCCTGGGGCGTCTGGCAGAACAACGAGTTCCCCGGAGGACGCGGTCCCCTCGGAGGAAGGTGCAGGGCTTCTGCGAGAAGGCCTGCTCCGGGTCCGGGCCCCTGGCGCCCCCCGCTTTTCCGGCGCCCCGCTCACCTGTAGGCCCAGGGCGACACGCTGCGCAGGTTGGTGGGCGGCCGGAAGCTGCGGTCGGCGGGCCTGCCCCCGGCCGGGCAGCTGGCGTTGCGCGCCTGCTCGCGCGGGCCCAGCTGCAGCGTGTGGTGGAAGGCGCCGAGCACGCCGGCCGCCAGTCGCCCGTACAGCTGTTCCAGGAGCTCCTCGGGCCGGTCCGCGCAGCCCCGCGCCCGTGCTGGCCGCCGGCCCGCCTTCGGGGCGCCCCCCGCCCGGCCCGGCGACAGCGCCAGCAGGACACCAGCAACCAACGCCCAGACCTGCGGGACAGGCCGCGCTCAACGCCGCGCGCAGGAGGGGCCCGCACCCTCGGCCTCCCGCGCCCCTCGCCCCGTTCCCCGCCCCGCGCCCTCCACCTCTGGGGCCCCGTCCCGCGCCCCACCCCTGGGTCCCGCGCCCCACCCCTGGGCCCCGCGCCCCCGCCTGGAGAATGGGTGCGGACCACGCCGGGCCCCGCGCGCCCTCCCCGCCCGTGCGCCGCCCTCGGGGACCCCGCGGCCCTGCCCCGCGCCGGCCCACGCGCCCCCCGCCACCGCCGCCCCGAGCCGGGGTCCGCGCGGGGCGCGGGTGTGCGGTGCGCGTGTGCGTGTGCCGGCCGGGCTGCTGCGCCGCGGGCTGCGAGTGCCTGTGACGGCGCCCGGGCCCCTCGGCGGCCCCCGCGTGTCCGAGGCGCGCGGGCCCCACGAGCCGCCCGGGCCCGGGACTGAGCCAGGCGCTCGCGCCGCGCACTCACCGGCGGCCCCAGCATCGCCGCGAAGTGGCTCCGGTGGTCGCGGCGGCGCGGACACGTCCGAGCGGAGCCGCGCGGCGCGGCGCGAGCGGAAGGAGGCGCCTCGGCTGGAAGGGAAGTCAGAGGGTCCGGCCGCGCGGGAAGAGCCCCAGGACGACGGGCACCTGGAGAGGAGCGCGCGGGCCTGGAGGCAGCCAGTCTCACCACGCCTTCCTGAGGGACTGGAGACTGAGTGTTCTGAACCGGGTGGGGGAGCGGCCGTTTGTCCTTCCCCCAAACGCCCAGGAAACGGCCCTTCTCtgcacccaccccctccccccagcagcTCAGAAAACCGAGCACCAAACACCCGACCCAGGCTGCCCTTTTGTGGCTGGAAACCGGCACCTTTGGGCGCACCTTTGGGTGTCTGGACGCCTGCTCCTGAAGCCGGGACTCAAGCGCGAGCAGTGGTGTGAAATAAGACCGATACTTTGTAAATAAAgacaatattcttacctggagggaTTCTATTTCAAGACTAGCAAACGCGCTCGCTCGTTCTATAAATCTACCTTAATGCTTTTAGGTGGCGGCCTGGTGAATACGATCATTTCACAGCAGTCATACTTcgccaataaaaacaaaagaatgataaGAGCTGAAAGGTTTCCGAAGGTACAGAAAATACACGATTTATGGTTCCTTGAACGGTTTCTAGCTTTGGTATTTGCCTTGTAAATCATTGGTGAAAACACATTTCAGTTATGCTGTGTAGAAAAACAACACTTTCGTATGCCTTGAATACCCTATAACTGAAGAGGAATCGCCCTATTTACTGCTAAAAAGCCCACAGAAATTGCCAATTTAAGCAATTAACAGCTTGGTGAGTAAACGTTCCTTTTGaggttacttttttatttttgactaatAGATAAACTGtgttctttgtttcctttctggtaaaatggaaataaacatatCAATGCACAAACATACTGTttgtgggttgttgttttttccccccaattttgTAAAGGTGTGGGAATACTTTGAAAGGTAAGGCAGTACAGACCAGACTGTTCCCTCTGCATTATTCAACGAAATACCTTCCACTGTCTGATAACTCGACGACAACTCTCTCCTCCCTTGTTACTTGGAAacgaaaatatttattttccaacaGTTTTCATTTTGTGAAAGGTCATAAACACTGAACATGCTCGCCCACTTGATAGAACATACAATTCGTCTAACAAAAGTTGAGAAATTCTCTTCTAACGGGTCAAAATCCAGTAGTCAGTACCCTCAGATCAGAACATACTTACGAAATAAACATGTTAACAGTTCAAATCCCACCCTAAGACaagtgagaaaaagagaaggaagttcTCAAAAACCCAGCCCCCCATCTAGGCACCCAGAGCCGCTGTGGGAGCGGCTGTTTCCACTCACCTTCCTGGGTCAGGGCAGACCAGAACTCCTTCCCTCCTGTGAAGGTCAGCGCCTCTTCCTCTGCCGTCTCCTGTCAGCACCTGGATGTCCCACCCACCCCTGCTCGTCACTCACCACCTTGGACACCTGAGGAGTCATCCAAAACTGGCCTCCAAGTAGCTACCCCGGCTCCACCCACCGTTCCCCATCAGGTCTCAGGTCCTGGTTCGTGTGGCGGCCCACCCCTCTACGGTGCCCCCCTGCCCTttgcacacacaccccaccccccacctccaggtGTGATCTCTATGGATACTGGTTCCCAGTGCAGCCTGTGACTCACCTCAGGCACTAGCACTTTCTTCCCTCACCTTCTGCAATTCTCTA
The sequence above is a segment of the Budorcas taxicolor isolate Tak-1 chromosome 12, Takin1.1, whole genome shotgun sequence genome. Coding sequences within it:
- the IL17D gene encoding interleukin-17D, whose amino-acid sequence is MLGPPVWALVAGVLLALSPGRAGGAPKAGRRPARARGCADRPEELLEQLYGRLAAGVLGAFHHTLQLGPREQARNASCPAGGRPADRSFRPPTNLRSVSPWAYRISYDPGRFPRYLPEAYCLCRGCLTGPRGEEDVRLRSAPVLVPAVVLRRTPGCAGGRAVYVEEYVTVPVGCTCVPGPDKDADAANSSLDKSARP